In the Numida meleagris isolate 19003 breed g44 Domestic line chromosome 5, NumMel1.0, whole genome shotgun sequence genome, one interval contains:
- the LRRFIP1 gene encoding leucine-rich repeat flightless-interacting protein 1 isoform X3, with protein sequence MPTEADCLSPEAQKLAEARLAAKRAARAEAREIRMKELERQQKEASDEDERMSVGSRGSLRAGLENERTKWKNYSKATNGYEEDMYGSSQSRKSSRIEERPEKDFEKGARTVSSLSAATLASLGGTSSRRGSGDTSISADTEASIREIKDSLAEVEEKYKKAMVSNAQLDNEKTNFMYQVDTLKDALLELEEQLAESRRQYEEKSKEFEREKHAHSILQFQFKEIKEALKQREEMLAKHGIIPDSDVATNGEASDVLDNEGHLDSSKTAQGTTQALKTAGDGMLGKANEVDMKNEILEDVGKREILQNSEHEEHKEESEKQEVQTLHADENTKAEKMIEETDALSTVMLPDSRFTEQIQSLTEPMSGNASSNDGSDAHDLRKETESADTAAQQPVSEEAEHSNLNPRTTENSEVGSLQGQDFESPQEMRSDLGAKHELVKAAPEQEEGEEVETSHALSANEMEQAADSAGDSCGMVSGQPGLPEPALAVSLNEKVNVEGRAETLQCSEESAENKVTEVLEKTLVESKDCTDGTADETGGDRAEEQNEVGTAVRGQKMKRDSTGLEGKESCESGAPSDTNEEGGDQAHIQPVSLEDGDVALLEEQNMEEQTEFKPAEKDQQKEVLIGNLETCSDSAEKQEKASGESVGSVSKVEGSALHQVEPDTDSVKEMASRETSLDLSFSDDKTEETEMRIGDASEKGEENRTGYLEQNRTDDLEPKVELQTVQCIKETAGDTVEEKSISLGGDAQNIVKQEEGGSEEESIVYYSVTSENQVDKEAFKENKKQLEFADHQRDGFTSKEDANSLAQKAELDENVSEQLRREGQAEEELEDDGDAFDFDEDSEQILETDEKCSGEEVGAQSEENDRTNSGIRNTAQAGGAGETAAKIETSDTLTEGDSLQHKKGDEPEETGHSQEEASSSKTDEKADVMADENKASDSDEVEKVTDENVLEQDLENAGSNRAESKEDLRGGRKGKGKSKDDCTIS encoded by the exons GCTTCGGATGAAGATGAGCGCATGTCAGTGGGTAGCCGTGGAAGCCTGAGG GCTGGATTAGAGAATGAGAGGACCAAATGGAAGAACTACTCCAAAGCA ACCAATGGTTACGAGGAAGACATGTATGGATCGTCCCAGAGTAGAAAATCTAGCAGG ATTGAGGAGCGGCCAGAAAAGGATTTTGAGAAG GGAGCACGTACTGTCTCAAGTTTATCAGCAGCTACCTTAGCTTCCTTGGGTGGGACTTCTTCACGAAGAGGCAGTGGGGATACGTCCATCTCCGCGGATACGGAGGCCTCTATTAGAGAAATCAAG GACTCTCTAGCTGAAGTtgaagagaaatataaaaaggCTATGGTGTCAAATGCTCAACTAGACAACgaaaaaacaaatttcatgTACCAAGTAGATACCCTGAAGGATGCGCTCTTAGAGTTAGAGGAACAGCTTGCAGAGTCCAGGAGGCAATATGAAGAAAAGAGTAAA GAATTTGAGAGAGAGAAGCACGCTCATAGCATATTGCAGTTTCAGTTTAAGGAAATCAAAGAGGCTttgaagcaaagagaagaaatgcttgca AAACATGGAATAATCCCAGACTCTGACGTAGCCACCAATGGGGAGGCATCAGATGTTCTTGATAATGAAGGACACTTGGATTCTTCCAAAACTGCTCAAGGCACAACGCAGGCGTTAAAGACAGCAGGGGATGGGATGCTAG GCAAAGCCAATGAAGTGGacatgaaaaatgagattttggaggatgtggggaaaagagaaatcttgCAGAATTCTGAGCATGAGGAACACAAAGAGGAGTCTGAGAAACAGGAAGTACAGACATTGCATGCTGATGAAAatacaaaggcagaaaaaatgatTGAAGAAACTGATGCTTTGTCGACAGTGATGTTACCAGATAGTAGATTTACAGAACAAATTCAAAGCCTTACAGAACCTATGTCAGGGAATGCTTCTTCAAATGATGGTAGTGATGCGCATGACTTGAGAAAGGAGACAGAGTCAGCAGAtacagcagcccagcagcctgtTAGTGAGGAGGCTGAACACAGTAACTTAAATCCAAGGACAACTGAGAACTCAGAAGTGGGCTCACTGCAAGGTCAGGATTTTGAGAGTCCTCAGGAAATGCGCAGTGACTTAGGTGCAAAGCATGAACTGGTAAAAGCTGCTCCAGAAcaggaagaaggagaggaggTGGAAACTAGCCATGCACTGAGTGCTAATGAGATGGAGCAAGCAGCAGACAGTGCAGGTGACAGCTGTGGGATGGTTTCTGGCCAGCCAGGGCTACCAGAGCCTGCGCTAGCAGTCTCACTTAATGAAAAGGTAAATGTGGAGGGCCGTGCTGAAACACTTCAATGCTCAGAAGAAAGTGCTGAAAACAAAGTTACAGAGGTCTTGGAGAAAACCCTTGTTGAAAGCAAAGACTGCACTGATGGAACAGCTGATGAAACTGGAGGTGATAGAGCTGAAGAACAAAACGAGGTTGGGACTGCAGTTCGGggtcagaaaatgaaaagagattcCACGGGCTTAGAAGGGAAGGAGTCATGTGAAAGTGGTGCCCCATCAGATACAAATGAAGAGGGAGGAGATCAGGCACACATCCAGCCAGTTTCTTTAGAGGATGGTGATGTAGCGTTACTAGAGGAACAGAATATGGAAGAGCAAACAGAATTTAAACCTGCTGAGAAAGATCAACAGAAGGAAGTATTGATTGGAAACTTGGAGACGTGTTCAgattctgcagaaaagcaggagaaagcatCTGGGGAGTCTGTGGGCTCTGTTAGCAAGGTAGAAGGAAGTGCACTGCATCAGGTAGAGCCAGACACAGACTCTGTGAAAGAAATGGCATCTCGGGAAACCAGTTTAGACCTAAGTTTTTCAGATGATAAAActgaggaaacagaaatgcGAATAGGAGATGCCtctgagaaaggagaggaaaatagAACAGGATACTTAGAACAGAATAGGACAGATGACTTAGAACCAAAGGTAGAGCTTCAAACAGTTCAGTGCATTAAAGAAACAGCAGGTGATACAGTGGAAGAGAAGAGTATTTCTTTAGGAGGTGATGCACAGAATATAGTTAAACAAGAGGAAGGTGGATCTGAAGAGGAGTCCATTGTATATTATAGTGTAACTAGTGAAAACCAAGTTGATAAagaagcatttaaagaaaataaaaaacagttaGAATTTGCAGACCACCAACGTGATGGATTTACTTCTAAGGAAGATGCAAATTCTCTTGCACAGAAAGCTGAGCTGGATGAAAATGTTAGTGAGCAACTTAGACGAGAGGGCCAAGCAGAGGAAGAACTAGAAGATGATGGTGACGCATTTGATTTTGATGAGGATTCAGAACAAATACtggaaactgatgaaaaatgcaGTGGAGAAGAAGTTGGTGCACAGAGTGAAGAGAATGACAGAACAAACAGCGGGATCAGAAACACTGCCCAAGCAGGTGGAGCTGGAGAAACAGCTGCCAAAATAGAAACCAGTGACACATTGACTGAAGGCGACAGCTTACAGCATAAGAAGGGAGATGAGCCTGAAGAAACAGGGCATTCTCAAGAGGAAGCATCATCATCGAAAACTGATGAGAAGGCTGATGTGATggcagatgaaaacaaagcatcagaTTCTGATGAAGTGGAAAAAGTAACAGATGAAAATGTTCTAGAACAGGATTTGGAAAATGCTGGCAGTAACAGGGCTGAAAGCAAAGAGGATTTGCGAGGTGGTAGAAAGGGTAAGGGTAAATCTAAAGATGACTGTACAATATCCTAA
- the LRRFIP1 gene encoding leucine-rich repeat flightless-interacting protein 1 isoform X19 has translation MPTEADCLSPEAQKLAEARLAAKRAARAEAREIRMKELERQQKEASDEDERMSVGSRGSLRIEERPEKDFEKGARTVSSLSAATLASLGGTSSRRGSGDTSISADTEASIREIKDSLAEVEEKYKKAMVSNAQLDNEKTNFMYQVDTLKDALLELEEQLAESRRQYEEKSKEFEREKHAHSILQFQFKEIKEALKQREEMLAKHGIIPDSDVATNGEASDVLDNEGHLDSSKTAQGTTQALKTAGDGMLGKANEVDMKNEILEDVGKREILQNSEHEEHKEESEKQEVQTLHADENTKAEKMIEETDALSTVMLPDSRFTEQIQSLTEPMSGNASSNDGSDAHDLRKETESADTAAQQPVSEEAEHSNLNPRTTENSEVGSLQGQDFESPQEMRSDLGAKHELVKAAPEQEEGEEVETSHALSANEMEQAADSAGDSCGMVSGQPGLPEPALAVSLNEKVNVEGRAETLQCSEESAENKVTEVLEKTLVESKDCTDGTADETGGDRAEEQNEVGTAVRGQKMKRDSTGLEGKESCESGAPSDTNEEGGDQAHIQPVSLEDGDVALLEEQNMEEQTEFKPAEKDQQKEVLIGNLETCSDSAEKQEKASGESVGSVSKVEGSALHQVEPDTDSVKEMASRETSLDLSFSDDKTEETEMRIGDASEKGEENRTGYLEQNRTDDLEPKVELQTVQCIKETAGDTVEEKSISLGGDAQNIVKQEEGGSEEESIVYYSVTSENQVDKEAFKENKKQLEFADHQRDGFTSKEDANSLAQKAELDENVSEQLRREGQAEEELEDDGDAFDFDEDSEQILETDEKCSGEEVGAQSEENDRTNSGIRNTAQAGGAGETAAKIETSDTLTEGDSLQHKKGDEPEETGHSQEEASSSKTDEKADVMADENKASDSDEVEKVTDENVLEQDLENAGSNRAESKEDLRGGRKGKGKSKDDCTIS, from the exons GCTTCGGATGAAGATGAGCGCATGTCAGTGGGTAGCCGTGGAAGCCTGAGG ATTGAGGAGCGGCCAGAAAAGGATTTTGAGAAG GGAGCACGTACTGTCTCAAGTTTATCAGCAGCTACCTTAGCTTCCTTGGGTGGGACTTCTTCACGAAGAGGCAGTGGGGATACGTCCATCTCCGCGGATACGGAGGCCTCTATTAGAGAAATCAAG GACTCTCTAGCTGAAGTtgaagagaaatataaaaaggCTATGGTGTCAAATGCTCAACTAGACAACgaaaaaacaaatttcatgTACCAAGTAGATACCCTGAAGGATGCGCTCTTAGAGTTAGAGGAACAGCTTGCAGAGTCCAGGAGGCAATATGAAGAAAAGAGTAAA GAATTTGAGAGAGAGAAGCACGCTCATAGCATATTGCAGTTTCAGTTTAAGGAAATCAAAGAGGCTttgaagcaaagagaagaaatgcttgca AAACATGGAATAATCCCAGACTCTGACGTAGCCACCAATGGGGAGGCATCAGATGTTCTTGATAATGAAGGACACTTGGATTCTTCCAAAACTGCTCAAGGCACAACGCAGGCGTTAAAGACAGCAGGGGATGGGATGCTAG GCAAAGCCAATGAAGTGGacatgaaaaatgagattttggaggatgtggggaaaagagaaatcttgCAGAATTCTGAGCATGAGGAACACAAAGAGGAGTCTGAGAAACAGGAAGTACAGACATTGCATGCTGATGAAAatacaaaggcagaaaaaatgatTGAAGAAACTGATGCTTTGTCGACAGTGATGTTACCAGATAGTAGATTTACAGAACAAATTCAAAGCCTTACAGAACCTATGTCAGGGAATGCTTCTTCAAATGATGGTAGTGATGCGCATGACTTGAGAAAGGAGACAGAGTCAGCAGAtacagcagcccagcagcctgtTAGTGAGGAGGCTGAACACAGTAACTTAAATCCAAGGACAACTGAGAACTCAGAAGTGGGCTCACTGCAAGGTCAGGATTTTGAGAGTCCTCAGGAAATGCGCAGTGACTTAGGTGCAAAGCATGAACTGGTAAAAGCTGCTCCAGAAcaggaagaaggagaggaggTGGAAACTAGCCATGCACTGAGTGCTAATGAGATGGAGCAAGCAGCAGACAGTGCAGGTGACAGCTGTGGGATGGTTTCTGGCCAGCCAGGGCTACCAGAGCCTGCGCTAGCAGTCTCACTTAATGAAAAGGTAAATGTGGAGGGCCGTGCTGAAACACTTCAATGCTCAGAAGAAAGTGCTGAAAACAAAGTTACAGAGGTCTTGGAGAAAACCCTTGTTGAAAGCAAAGACTGCACTGATGGAACAGCTGATGAAACTGGAGGTGATAGAGCTGAAGAACAAAACGAGGTTGGGACTGCAGTTCGGggtcagaaaatgaaaagagattcCACGGGCTTAGAAGGGAAGGAGTCATGTGAAAGTGGTGCCCCATCAGATACAAATGAAGAGGGAGGAGATCAGGCACACATCCAGCCAGTTTCTTTAGAGGATGGTGATGTAGCGTTACTAGAGGAACAGAATATGGAAGAGCAAACAGAATTTAAACCTGCTGAGAAAGATCAACAGAAGGAAGTATTGATTGGAAACTTGGAGACGTGTTCAgattctgcagaaaagcaggagaaagcatCTGGGGAGTCTGTGGGCTCTGTTAGCAAGGTAGAAGGAAGTGCACTGCATCAGGTAGAGCCAGACACAGACTCTGTGAAAGAAATGGCATCTCGGGAAACCAGTTTAGACCTAAGTTTTTCAGATGATAAAActgaggaaacagaaatgcGAATAGGAGATGCCtctgagaaaggagaggaaaatagAACAGGATACTTAGAACAGAATAGGACAGATGACTTAGAACCAAAGGTAGAGCTTCAAACAGTTCAGTGCATTAAAGAAACAGCAGGTGATACAGTGGAAGAGAAGAGTATTTCTTTAGGAGGTGATGCACAGAATATAGTTAAACAAGAGGAAGGTGGATCTGAAGAGGAGTCCATTGTATATTATAGTGTAACTAGTGAAAACCAAGTTGATAAagaagcatttaaagaaaataaaaaacagttaGAATTTGCAGACCACCAACGTGATGGATTTACTTCTAAGGAAGATGCAAATTCTCTTGCACAGAAAGCTGAGCTGGATGAAAATGTTAGTGAGCAACTTAGACGAGAGGGCCAAGCAGAGGAAGAACTAGAAGATGATGGTGACGCATTTGATTTTGATGAGGATTCAGAACAAATACtggaaactgatgaaaaatgcaGTGGAGAAGAAGTTGGTGCACAGAGTGAAGAGAATGACAGAACAAACAGCGGGATCAGAAACACTGCCCAAGCAGGTGGAGCTGGAGAAACAGCTGCCAAAATAGAAACCAGTGACACATTGACTGAAGGCGACAGCTTACAGCATAAGAAGGGAGATGAGCCTGAAGAAACAGGGCATTCTCAAGAGGAAGCATCATCATCGAAAACTGATGAGAAGGCTGATGTGATggcagatgaaaacaaagcatcagaTTCTGATGAAGTGGAAAAAGTAACAGATGAAAATGTTCTAGAACAGGATTTGGAAAATGCTGGCAGTAACAGGGCTGAAAGCAAAGAGGATTTGCGAGGTGGTAGAAAGGGTAAGGGTAAATCTAAAGATGACTGTACAATATCCTAA
- the LRRFIP1 gene encoding leucine-rich repeat flightless-interacting protein 1 isoform X6, with translation MEAEARLAAKRAARAEAREIRMKELERQQKEASDEDERMSVGSRGSLRAGLENERTKWKNYSKATNGYEEDMYGSSQSRKSSRIEERPEKDFEKGARTVSSLSAATLASLGGTSSRRGSGDTSISADTEASIREIKDSLAEVEEKYKKAMVSNAQLDNEKTNFMYQVDTLKDALLELEEQLAESRRQYEEKSKEFEREKHAHSILQFQFKEIKEALKQREEMLAKHGIIPDSDVATNGEASDVLDNEGHLDSSKTAQGTTQALKTAGDGMLGKANEVDMKNEILEDVGKREILQNSEHEEHKEESEKQEVQTLHADENTKAEKMIEETDALSTVMLPDSRFTEQIQSLTEPMSGNASSNDGSDAHDLRKETESADTAAQQPVSEEAEHSNLNPRTTENSEVGSLQGQDFESPQEMRSDLGAKHELVKAAPEQEEGEEVETSHALSANEMEQAADSAGDSCGMVSGQPGLPEPALAVSLNEKVNVEGRAETLQCSEESAENKVTEVLEKTLVESKDCTDGTADETGGDRAEEQNEVGTAVRGQKMKRDSTGLEGKESCESGAPSDTNEEGGDQAHIQPVSLEDGDVALLEEQNMEEQTEFKPAEKDQQKEVLIGNLETCSDSAEKQEKASGESVGSVSKVEGSALHQVEPDTDSVKEMASRETSLDLSFSDDKTEETEMRIGDASEKGEENRTGYLEQNRTDDLEPKVELQTVQCIKETAGDTVEEKSISLGGDAQNIVKQEEGGSEEESIVYYSVTSENQVDKEAFKENKKQLEFADHQRDGFTSKEDANSLAQKAELDENVSEQLRREGQAEEELEDDGDAFDFDEDSEQILETDEKCSGEEVGAQSEENDRTNSGIRNTAQAGGAGETAAKIETSDTLTEGDSLQHKKGDEPEETGHSQEEASSSKTDEKADVMADENKASDSDEVEKVTDENVLEQDLENAGSNRAESKEDLRGGRKGKGKSKDDCTIS, from the exons GCTTCGGATGAAGATGAGCGCATGTCAGTGGGTAGCCGTGGAAGCCTGAGG GCTGGATTAGAGAATGAGAGGACCAAATGGAAGAACTACTCCAAAGCA ACCAATGGTTACGAGGAAGACATGTATGGATCGTCCCAGAGTAGAAAATCTAGCAGG ATTGAGGAGCGGCCAGAAAAGGATTTTGAGAAG GGAGCACGTACTGTCTCAAGTTTATCAGCAGCTACCTTAGCTTCCTTGGGTGGGACTTCTTCACGAAGAGGCAGTGGGGATACGTCCATCTCCGCGGATACGGAGGCCTCTATTAGAGAAATCAAG GACTCTCTAGCTGAAGTtgaagagaaatataaaaaggCTATGGTGTCAAATGCTCAACTAGACAACgaaaaaacaaatttcatgTACCAAGTAGATACCCTGAAGGATGCGCTCTTAGAGTTAGAGGAACAGCTTGCAGAGTCCAGGAGGCAATATGAAGAAAAGAGTAAA GAATTTGAGAGAGAGAAGCACGCTCATAGCATATTGCAGTTTCAGTTTAAGGAAATCAAAGAGGCTttgaagcaaagagaagaaatgcttgca AAACATGGAATAATCCCAGACTCTGACGTAGCCACCAATGGGGAGGCATCAGATGTTCTTGATAATGAAGGACACTTGGATTCTTCCAAAACTGCTCAAGGCACAACGCAGGCGTTAAAGACAGCAGGGGATGGGATGCTAG GCAAAGCCAATGAAGTGGacatgaaaaatgagattttggaggatgtggggaaaagagaaatcttgCAGAATTCTGAGCATGAGGAACACAAAGAGGAGTCTGAGAAACAGGAAGTACAGACATTGCATGCTGATGAAAatacaaaggcagaaaaaatgatTGAAGAAACTGATGCTTTGTCGACAGTGATGTTACCAGATAGTAGATTTACAGAACAAATTCAAAGCCTTACAGAACCTATGTCAGGGAATGCTTCTTCAAATGATGGTAGTGATGCGCATGACTTGAGAAAGGAGACAGAGTCAGCAGAtacagcagcccagcagcctgtTAGTGAGGAGGCTGAACACAGTAACTTAAATCCAAGGACAACTGAGAACTCAGAAGTGGGCTCACTGCAAGGTCAGGATTTTGAGAGTCCTCAGGAAATGCGCAGTGACTTAGGTGCAAAGCATGAACTGGTAAAAGCTGCTCCAGAAcaggaagaaggagaggaggTGGAAACTAGCCATGCACTGAGTGCTAATGAGATGGAGCAAGCAGCAGACAGTGCAGGTGACAGCTGTGGGATGGTTTCTGGCCAGCCAGGGCTACCAGAGCCTGCGCTAGCAGTCTCACTTAATGAAAAGGTAAATGTGGAGGGCCGTGCTGAAACACTTCAATGCTCAGAAGAAAGTGCTGAAAACAAAGTTACAGAGGTCTTGGAGAAAACCCTTGTTGAAAGCAAAGACTGCACTGATGGAACAGCTGATGAAACTGGAGGTGATAGAGCTGAAGAACAAAACGAGGTTGGGACTGCAGTTCGGggtcagaaaatgaaaagagattcCACGGGCTTAGAAGGGAAGGAGTCATGTGAAAGTGGTGCCCCATCAGATACAAATGAAGAGGGAGGAGATCAGGCACACATCCAGCCAGTTTCTTTAGAGGATGGTGATGTAGCGTTACTAGAGGAACAGAATATGGAAGAGCAAACAGAATTTAAACCTGCTGAGAAAGATCAACAGAAGGAAGTATTGATTGGAAACTTGGAGACGTGTTCAgattctgcagaaaagcaggagaaagcatCTGGGGAGTCTGTGGGCTCTGTTAGCAAGGTAGAAGGAAGTGCACTGCATCAGGTAGAGCCAGACACAGACTCTGTGAAAGAAATGGCATCTCGGGAAACCAGTTTAGACCTAAGTTTTTCAGATGATAAAActgaggaaacagaaatgcGAATAGGAGATGCCtctgagaaaggagaggaaaatagAACAGGATACTTAGAACAGAATAGGACAGATGACTTAGAACCAAAGGTAGAGCTTCAAACAGTTCAGTGCATTAAAGAAACAGCAGGTGATACAGTGGAAGAGAAGAGTATTTCTTTAGGAGGTGATGCACAGAATATAGTTAAACAAGAGGAAGGTGGATCTGAAGAGGAGTCCATTGTATATTATAGTGTAACTAGTGAAAACCAAGTTGATAAagaagcatttaaagaaaataaaaaacagttaGAATTTGCAGACCACCAACGTGATGGATTTACTTCTAAGGAAGATGCAAATTCTCTTGCACAGAAAGCTGAGCTGGATGAAAATGTTAGTGAGCAACTTAGACGAGAGGGCCAAGCAGAGGAAGAACTAGAAGATGATGGTGACGCATTTGATTTTGATGAGGATTCAGAACAAATACtggaaactgatgaaaaatgcaGTGGAGAAGAAGTTGGTGCACAGAGTGAAGAGAATGACAGAACAAACAGCGGGATCAGAAACACTGCCCAAGCAGGTGGAGCTGGAGAAACAGCTGCCAAAATAGAAACCAGTGACACATTGACTGAAGGCGACAGCTTACAGCATAAGAAGGGAGATGAGCCTGAAGAAACAGGGCATTCTCAAGAGGAAGCATCATCATCGAAAACTGATGAGAAGGCTGATGTGATggcagatgaaaacaaagcatcagaTTCTGATGAAGTGGAAAAAGTAACAGATGAAAATGTTCTAGAACAGGATTTGGAAAATGCTGGCAGTAACAGGGCTGAAAGCAAAGAGGATTTGCGAGGTGGTAGAAAGGGTAAGGGTAAATCTAAAGATGACTGTACAATATCCTAA